A DNA window from Luteolibacter luteus contains the following coding sequences:
- a CDS encoding TetR/AcrR family transcriptional regulator, translating into MTEKTSTRGRPRSFDRTAALEAATRVFWQKGFTAASMNDLCEAMGIGSPSLYAAFGSKEQLYIEAIRHYGSMGAPQLGQALESAPTARQGIEAFLRFSARSLACPDRPLGCMVVLSSVASEGIAGLSEMILEERKRSLKMVEARLRRGIQEGDLPRGTNIKELARFYVTVQQGMSIQARDGTPPKTLDAVATTAMRAWPTGRTA; encoded by the coding sequence ATGACAGAGAAGACCAGCACCCGCGGACGTCCCCGTTCGTTCGATCGCACCGCCGCCCTCGAAGCGGCCACCCGGGTGTTTTGGCAAAAAGGCTTCACCGCCGCCTCCATGAATGACCTCTGCGAGGCCATGGGCATCGGCTCCCCCAGCCTCTACGCCGCCTTCGGCAGCAAGGAACAACTCTACATCGAAGCCATCCGCCACTACGGCAGCATGGGTGCCCCGCAACTCGGCCAGGCTCTCGAATCCGCTCCCACCGCCAGGCAGGGCATCGAAGCCTTCCTCCGCTTCTCCGCCCGCTCCCTCGCCTGCCCGGATCGCCCCCTCGGCTGCATGGTCGTCCTCTCCTCCGTCGCCAGCGAAGGCATCGCCGGGCTTTCCGAAATGATCCTCGAAGAGCGGAAGCGATCCCTGAAAATGGTCGAAGCCCGCCTCCGCCGCGGCATCCAGGAAGGCGATCTCCCCCGCGGCACCAACATCAAGGAACTCGCCCGCTTCTACGTCACCGTCCAGCAAGGCATGTCCATCCAAGCCCGCGACGGCACCCCCCCCAAGACCCTCGACGCCGTCGCCACCACCGCCATGCGCGCCTGGCCGACAGGGAGGACGGCTTGA
- a CDS encoding SDR family NAD(P)-dependent oxidoreductase produces MSTLKGKRALVTGASRGIGAAIAKALAAEGASVAITYERSAEKAGEVVKEIEAAGGKAVAFAANSADPQAVRDSISQTVEKLGGLDILVNNAGIARQGSFEEISLEDIDALLNVNVRGVILASQAAIPHLSNGGRIISIGSGLGERVPFGGVTVYSATKSALRSLTAGLSRELGSRGITVNLVQPGSTDTDMNPADGEGAAAQKSAMSLGQYGTPEDIAAAVVFLAGPGGKQITGTTITVDGGAIA; encoded by the coding sequence ATGAGCACACTGAAAGGCAAACGGGCATTGGTGACGGGAGCGAGCCGTGGCATCGGCGCGGCGATCGCGAAAGCGTTGGCGGCGGAAGGTGCAAGCGTGGCGATCACCTACGAGCGCTCGGCCGAGAAGGCCGGGGAAGTGGTGAAGGAGATCGAGGCAGCCGGTGGCAAGGCGGTGGCCTTCGCGGCGAACAGTGCGGATCCGCAGGCGGTCCGGGACTCGATCTCGCAGACGGTGGAGAAACTCGGCGGTTTGGATATCCTGGTGAACAACGCGGGGATCGCGCGCCAAGGCAGCTTCGAGGAGATCTCGCTGGAAGACATCGATGCGCTGTTGAACGTGAATGTGAGGGGCGTGATCCTGGCGAGCCAGGCGGCGATCCCTCATCTTTCCAACGGCGGCCGGATCATCAGCATCGGCAGCGGCTTGGGCGAGCGAGTTCCTTTTGGGGGGGTGACGGTTTACTCCGCGACGAAGTCCGCGCTGCGTTCTCTAACAGCAGGCCTGTCCCGCGAACTGGGATCGCGCGGGATCACGGTGAACCTGGTGCAGCCGGGATCGACGGATACAGACATGAATCCGGCCGACGGTGAGGGTGCCGCGGCGCAGAAGAGCGCGATGTCGCTGGGGCAATATGGAACGCCCGAGGACATCGCGGCGGCTGTGGTTTTCCTCGCGGGGCCGGGAGGCAAGCAGATCACCGGCACGACGATCACGGTGGATGGTGGGGCGATCGCCTGA